One window from the genome of Streptomyces sp. NBC_00708 encodes:
- a CDS encoding P-loop NTPase, whose product MSRFQVVSGKGGTGKTTVAAALALALATEGRRTLLVEVEGRQGIAQLFEADSLPYEERRIAVAPGGGEVFALAIDAELALLDYLQMFYKLGGAGRALKKLGAIDFATTIAPGVRDVLLTGKACEAVRRKDRQNRFVYDHVIMDAPPTGRITRFLNVNDEVAGLARIGPIHNQAQAVMRVLKSPETAVHLVSLLEEMPVQETADGIAELRAAELPVGRVIVNMVRPQLLDGESLRAAAGGRRKEIAKTLTRAGVTGSAGLVRPLVEQAAEHTQRVALEREQRAVLAGLGLPGYELPLLGEGVDRSGLDDLAAALREQGVGQGESGRGAGS is encoded by the coding sequence GTGAGCAGGTTCCAGGTCGTCAGCGGCAAGGGCGGTACCGGTAAGACCACGGTCGCCGCCGCCCTCGCGCTCGCCCTCGCGACCGAGGGCAGGCGCACTCTCCTCGTCGAGGTCGAGGGCAGACAGGGCATCGCCCAGCTCTTCGAGGCGGATTCCCTCCCCTACGAGGAGCGCAGGATCGCCGTCGCCCCGGGCGGCGGCGAGGTCTTCGCGCTCGCGATCGACGCGGAGCTGGCGCTTCTCGACTACCTCCAGATGTTCTACAAGCTCGGCGGCGCGGGCCGGGCGCTCAAGAAGCTCGGTGCGATCGACTTCGCCACCACGATCGCGCCCGGCGTGCGGGACGTCCTGCTGACGGGCAAGGCGTGCGAGGCCGTCCGCCGCAAGGACCGGCAGAACCGGTTCGTCTACGACCACGTGATCATGGACGCCCCGCCGACCGGCCGCATCACGCGCTTCCTCAACGTGAACGACGAGGTGGCGGGGCTCGCCCGGATCGGCCCGATACACAATCAGGCGCAGGCCGTGATGCGGGTGCTGAAGTCCCCCGAAACGGCCGTGCACCTCGTGAGCCTGCTGGAGGAGATGCCGGTCCAGGAGACCGCGGACGGCATCGCGGAGCTGCGGGCCGCCGAACTTCCGGTGGGCCGGGTCATCGTGAACATGGTGCGCCCGCAGCTGCTGGACGGGGAATCGTTGCGCGCCGCAGCGGGCGGCCGGCGCAAGGAGATCGCCAAGACGCTGACGCGGGCGGGTGTGACCGGCTCGGCAGGGCTCGTACGCCCCCTGGTCGAACAGGCCGCCGAGCACACTCAGCGGGTCGCCCTGGAGCGCGAGCAGCGCGCCGTACTGGCCGGCCTCGGCCTGCCGGGGTACGAGCTTCCGCTGCTCGGCGAGGGGGTGGACCGGAGCGGGCTCGACGACCTGGCGGCCGCGCTCCGCGAACAGGGTGTGGGCCAAGGGGAGTCCGGACGAGGGGCGGGTTCATGA